In Halobaculum limi, one DNA window encodes the following:
- a CDS encoding aldo/keto reductase, with product MATSSGTWGYRDRFGDRFGRTYFRRFGPGVVSSVGLGTYLGDPTDADDEGYRTALTTALESGVNLVDTASNYRCGRSERVVGEALREAATARESVVVASKAGFLPFDGDRPADPSGYVRERFLDTGLVDPADLARGSHCIAPDFLDAMLDRSLDALDVDTVDCYFVHNPEMQLAVRDRDAVYDQVEAAFETLERRRATGDIGAYGVATWEAFRVPADHDAHLDLAETLARAEAAADTVGVDDHGLRAVQLPFNVRMADAFTVPAHDADGEDGPVTALEFCHREGLSVFASASIGQGELAREGAIPSDVEARVEGDTPAQRALNFARSAPAVTAALVGCRQRAHVRENIAAGTFDPLGASAFDAVFE from the coding sequence ATGGCGACTTCGAGCGGCACGTGGGGGTATCGCGACCGCTTCGGCGACCGCTTCGGTCGCACCTACTTCCGACGCTTCGGACCGGGCGTCGTCTCCAGCGTCGGCCTCGGCACCTACCTCGGTGATCCGACCGACGCGGACGACGAGGGCTATCGCACGGCACTCACGACCGCACTCGAATCGGGCGTGAACCTCGTCGACACCGCGAGTAACTACCGGTGTGGGCGCTCGGAGCGAGTCGTCGGCGAGGCACTTCGAGAGGCAGCGACTGCTCGTGAGTCGGTCGTGGTCGCGAGTAAGGCGGGCTTTCTGCCGTTCGACGGCGACCGACCGGCCGACCCGAGCGGGTACGTCCGCGAGCGATTCCTCGACACCGGCCTCGTCGACCCAGCGGACTTGGCCCGCGGGAGCCACTGCATCGCACCCGACTTCCTCGATGCGATGCTCGACCGCTCTTTGGACGCTCTCGACGTCGACACCGTCGACTGCTACTTCGTCCACAACCCCGAGATGCAGTTGGCGGTCCGCGACCGCGACGCGGTGTACGACCAAGTGGAGGCAGCGTTCGAGACGCTGGAGCGACGCCGCGCGACGGGCGACATCGGCGCGTACGGCGTCGCGACGTGGGAAGCGTTCAGAGTGCCTGCGGACCACGACGCCCACCTCGACCTCGCGGAGACACTCGCGCGTGCGGAGGCGGCGGCCGACACGGTCGGCGTCGACGACCACGGGCTTCGAGCGGTCCAACTCCCGTTCAACGTCCGGATGGCCGACGCGTTCACCGTTCCCGCGCACGACGCCGACGGCGAGGACGGACCGGTCACGGCATTAGAGTTCTGCCACCGAGAGGGGTTGTCCGTCTTCGCGTCGGCGAGTATCGGGCAGGGAGAACTGGCACGAGAGGGTGCGATTCCGTCGGACGTCGAGGCACGCGTGGAAGGCGACACACCGGCACAGCGTGCGCTCAACTTCGCACGGTCGGCCCCGGCGGTGACTGCCGCCCTCGTCGGGTGTCGCCAACGGGCGCACGTCCGCGAGAACATCGCCGCCGGTACGTTCGATCCGTTGGGTGCGTCGGCGTTCGACGCCGTCTTCGAGTAG
- a CDS encoding DHH family phosphoesterase: MAQVGPQAFQEGWDVMSSNPRIVVAVAGGALALVAALALYRRLRRTPGERFRSLLAAQESISILLHPNPDADAMASGLAVAELARSVDTEAVIQYPGQVRRQENRAFRTVLDVELDRIEHVSDLAAEAVVLVDHNVARGFAGADGVLPFAVVDHHPGEGDGEAYTDVRTDYGASASILAEYFRDTGATPVPPEAHETEVTGASLSTRTATGLMYGIISDTNRMTRGASAADFSAAAYLQPGVDEDKLERIADPAVSTEALDVKARAIAGRDVRGSFAVSDVGRVSNVDAIPQAADELVGLEGVTAVVVVGERDGTIHLSGRSRDDRVHMGRALSAAVSDVQDASAGGHARMGGGQIGPQITADGSEEVPIVGRAELIDRLFDSMDGER, translated from the coding sequence ATGGCACAGGTGGGCCCGCAGGCGTTCCAAGAGGGCTGGGACGTTATGTCGTCGAACCCGCGGATAGTGGTCGCGGTGGCGGGCGGGGCGCTCGCACTCGTCGCCGCGCTCGCGCTGTATCGGCGACTCCGCCGGACGCCCGGCGAGCGATTCCGGTCGCTGCTGGCCGCCCAAGAGTCCATCTCGATCCTCCTGCACCCGAATCCCGACGCTGACGCGATGGCTTCGGGCCTCGCGGTCGCCGAACTCGCGAGAAGCGTCGACACGGAAGCGGTCATCCAGTATCCAGGACAGGTTCGAAGACAGGAGAATCGAGCGTTTCGGACGGTGCTCGACGTCGAACTCGACCGCATCGAACACGTCTCCGACCTGGCGGCCGAGGCGGTCGTTCTCGTCGACCACAACGTCGCTCGCGGCTTCGCGGGCGCAGACGGCGTCCTCCCGTTCGCCGTCGTCGATCACCACCCCGGAGAGGGCGACGGCGAGGCGTACACCGACGTGCGAACCGACTACGGCGCGTCAGCGAGCATCCTCGCAGAGTACTTCCGCGACACCGGTGCGACGCCGGTCCCACCCGAGGCCCACGAGACGGAAGTGACGGGCGCGAGCCTCTCGACGCGAACGGCGACGGGGCTGATGTACGGCATCATCTCCGACACCAACCGGATGACGCGCGGCGCGTCGGCGGCCGACTTCTCGGCGGCGGCGTACCTCCAACCGGGCGTCGACGAGGACAAACTCGAACGCATCGCCGACCCCGCGGTCAGCACAGAGGCGTTAGACGTGAAGGCACGCGCTATCGCCGGCCGCGACGTGCGTGGTTCGTTCGCCGTCAGCGACGTGGGCCGCGTCTCCAACGTCGACGCCATCCCGCAGGCGGCCGACGAACTCGTCGGTCTGGAGGGCGTCACGGCCGTCGTTGTCGTCGGAGAACGCGACGGCACGATTCACCTCTCGGGCCGGTCGCGAGACGACCGGGTCCACATGGGACGGGCACTCAGCGCGGCCGTGAGTGACGTGCAAGACGCCTCCGCAGGTGGGCACGCCCGGATGGGTGGCGGGCAGATCGGTCCACAGATAACTGCCGACGGGAGCGAGGAAGTTCCAATCGTGGGCCGCGCGGAACTCATCGACCGCCTGTTCGACTCGATGGACGGCGAACGGTAG
- a CDS encoding SDR family oxidoreductase, with the protein MHVTIVGCGYIGLELARQLREDGHDVVGVRRSQEGLDAVKMTGARAVAADATDPDSLTVLPDTDAVVFAASSGGRGADAARAVYVEGLRNVIREYGDRTERPDRLVYTSSTGVYGDHEGDWVDESTPLDPQTEKTRVLAEAERVAHEEASEYGIDGTVVRYAGLYGPNRYRLHRYIEGPVTEGYLNMIHRDDAAGVVRFLLEADLAHDDVVLAVDDEPVDKWTFADWLADECGVDRPEKRTKAERIAAGDLSTPAKRRIETSKRCSNERLRELGYEFRFPTYREGYCAAIEGFRVE; encoded by the coding sequence ATGCACGTCACTATCGTCGGCTGTGGCTACATCGGCCTCGAACTCGCGCGACAACTTCGCGAAGACGGCCACGACGTGGTCGGCGTCAGACGTTCACAGGAGGGACTCGATGCGGTCAAGATGACGGGTGCACGAGCGGTCGCTGCCGACGCGACTGATCCAGACTCGCTCACTGTGCTCCCCGACACCGACGCGGTCGTGTTCGCAGCCAGTTCCGGCGGTCGCGGGGCCGACGCCGCGCGTGCGGTGTACGTCGAGGGGTTACGCAACGTCATCCGCGAGTACGGTGACCGTACCGAACGACCCGACCGCCTCGTATATACTTCCAGCACCGGCGTCTACGGCGACCACGAGGGCGATTGGGTCGATGAGTCGACGCCGCTGGACCCACAGACGGAGAAGACGCGCGTCCTCGCGGAAGCCGAGCGAGTCGCCCACGAGGAGGCAAGCGAGTACGGTATCGACGGCACAGTCGTCCGCTATGCGGGACTGTACGGGCCGAACCGCTACCGACTGCATCGCTACATCGAAGGACCGGTGACGGAGGGATATCTGAATATGATTCACCGGGACGACGCCGCCGGCGTCGTTCGGTTCCTCCTCGAAGCCGACCTCGCACACGACGATGTCGTACTGGCGGTCGACGACGAACCCGTCGACAAGTGGACGTTCGCCGATTGGTTGGCCGACGAGTGCGGCGTCGACCGGCCGGAGAAGCGCACGAAGGCGGAACGAATCGCTGCAGGTGACCTCTCGACACCCGCGAAGCGCCGGATCGAGACGAGCAAGCGATGCTCGAACGAACGCCTCCGAGAACTCGGCTACGAGTTCCGGTTCCCTACCTATCGGGAGGGGTACTGCGCGGCTATCGAGGGCTTTCGGGTAGAGTAA
- a CDS encoding DUF5791 family protein, producing MLYDALADPDGATAADLLAAYADELAAAVDGADTSTVAAETGVDESTVAAIADRDLDALSTVRLTDAAAILEAEEGISADDIDAEVRDHLMMGMVTAILDVDTIAAEIDADLTGQEVQRMLEGRTRLTLGDLAEMQALIVDRSP from the coding sequence ATGCTCTACGACGCCCTCGCGGACCCCGACGGCGCGACGGCGGCGGACCTCCTCGCGGCCTACGCCGACGAGTTGGCCGCGGCCGTCGACGGCGCAGACACCTCGACAGTTGCCGCGGAGACCGGAGTCGACGAGTCGACGGTCGCCGCCATCGCCGACCGCGACCTCGACGCACTCTCGACAGTTCGACTGACGGACGCGGCGGCGATACTCGAAGCCGAGGAGGGAATCTCAGCCGACGACATCGACGCCGAGGTGCGCGACCACCTTATGATGGGGATGGTGACGGCTATCCTTGACGTCGACACCATCGCGGCCGAAATCGATGCCGACCTCACCGGACAGGAGGTCCAGCGGATGCTGGAGGGACGCACCCGCCTCACGCTGGGCGACCTCGCGGAGATGCAGGCGCTCATCGTCGACCGGAGTCCCTGA
- a CDS encoding tubulin/FtsZ family protein, whose translation MKTVLIGVGQAGGKVTSSLVEFDRDMGFGAVQGALAVNSATADLQPLPIDTVLIGQDRVSGHGVGGDNELGAEVMQADASEVMSALDGRITARAEAIVVVAGLGGGTGSGGAPVLARELKRVYNIPVYAVGILPGRGEGAMYQVNAGRSLKTLVREADSTILIDNDAWHSSGESLEEGFDSINDSIARRLGLLFASGENVEGVGESVVDTSEVINTLRSGGIAALGYASAEADDDPDTNINVVTSVTRNALLTGTSLPNATTADSALLVVAGKPDRISRKGVERARKWVEEETGSMEVRGGDFPLESGRLAALVLLGGVERSARLEEFMQRAKEAREEAKRQAEEREDADKLFQNDDLDSLI comes from the coding sequence ATGAAGACGGTCCTCATCGGCGTCGGCCAAGCCGGCGGCAAGGTCACCTCCTCGCTGGTCGAGTTCGACCGGGATATGGGGTTCGGCGCGGTACAGGGAGCGCTCGCGGTTAACAGTGCGACGGCCGACCTGCAGCCACTACCGATCGACACAGTTCTGATCGGACAGGACCGCGTTAGCGGGCACGGCGTCGGCGGCGACAACGAACTCGGTGCAGAGGTGATGCAAGCAGACGCCAGCGAGGTGATGTCCGCGCTCGACGGTCGAATCACGGCCAGGGCGGAGGCCATCGTCGTCGTCGCGGGACTCGGCGGCGGTACGGGGTCGGGCGGTGCGCCGGTACTCGCGCGCGAACTCAAGCGCGTGTACAACATCCCCGTGTACGCAGTCGGCATCCTCCCGGGGCGCGGCGAGGGTGCGATGTACCAAGTGAACGCCGGGCGTTCGCTGAAGACGCTGGTCCGAGAAGCCGACTCGACCATCCTCATTGACAACGACGCCTGGCACTCCTCTGGGGAGAGTCTGGAGGAAGGGTTCGACAGCATCAACGACTCCATCGCGAGGCGTCTCGGCCTCCTGTTCGCATCCGGTGAGAACGTCGAGGGCGTCGGCGAGTCGGTCGTCGACACCAGCGAAGTGATCAACACGCTCCGGTCGGGCGGCATCGCGGCGCTCGGCTACGCGAGCGCGGAGGCCGACGACGACCCCGACACCAACATCAACGTCGTGACGAGCGTGACGCGCAACGCCCTGCTCACGGGGACGAGCCTCCCGAACGCGACGACCGCCGACTCTGCGTTGCTCGTCGTCGCGGGCAAGCCCGACCGCATCTCGCGGAAGGGCGTCGAGCGAGCGCGCAAGTGGGTCGAAGAGGAGACCGGATCGATGGAGGTGCGCGGCGGCGACTTCCCGCTGGAGTCCGGGCGACTGGCCGCGCTGGTGTTGCTGGGTGGCGTCGAGCGCTCCGCTCGCTTGGAGGAGTTTATGCAGCGCGCGAAGGAGGCCCGCGAGGAGGCGAAACGGCAGGCAGAAGAGCGCGAAGATGCCGACAAACTGTTCCAGAACGACGACCTCGACAGTCTGATCTGA
- a CDS encoding SHOCT domain-containing protein translates to MSPPPDTDVHPTLARITPDTPRWRRRAAAVAALAAPLALYGSWAVVSGVKSGLVYNTIVLAFSLVALFAPAFAAASLLAPDSGSRSKQRDATDPVTTLQQRYASGGIDREEFDERLDAVLETTDDGRSASEQATSDQASHKRLERTRTDA, encoded by the coding sequence GTGAGCCCTCCACCAGACACGGACGTGCACCCCACTCTCGCACGGATCACGCCAGATACCCCGCGTTGGCGACGACGGGCCGCTGCGGTCGCTGCGCTCGCCGCGCCGCTCGCTCTCTACGGGTCGTGGGCGGTGGTATCCGGCGTCAAAAGCGGGCTGGTGTACAACACGATCGTCCTCGCGTTCTCGCTCGTCGCCCTGTTCGCGCCTGCGTTCGCCGCGGCGTCGTTACTGGCACCGGATTCAGGCTCGCGGTCAAAGCAACGCGACGCAACCGACCCGGTGACGACGTTGCAGCAGCGATACGCGTCGGGTGGCATCGACCGCGAGGAGTTCGACGAGCGACTCGACGCCGTCCTCGAGACAACCGACGACGGTCGCTCGGCCTCGGAGCAGGCGACGAGTGATCAGGCGTCACACAAACGGCTCGAACGAACACGGACAGACGCCTGA
- a CDS encoding nickel-binding protein encodes MTNYHVLREFDTGVTRAELDEAVDRSRAAVEEMRGEGIGIAYIGSQVFDGEDGLARATMCRYDAPSEADVRDHSERAKLPLSSVFVTGTPLDGIAPESGVAMKAA; translated from the coding sequence ATGACAAATTATCACGTCCTACGGGAGTTCGACACGGGAGTGACCCGTGCGGAACTCGACGAGGCTGTCGACCGCTCACGAGCGGCCGTCGAGGAGATGCGCGGTGAGGGAATCGGAATCGCCTACATCGGTTCCCAAGTGTTCGATGGCGAGGACGGCCTCGCGCGGGCGACGATGTGCCGGTATGACGCGCCGTCGGAGGCGGACGTGCGCGACCACAGCGAGCGTGCGAAACTGCCGCTGAGTTCGGTGTTCGTCACCGGGACGCCGCTCGACGGGATCGCTCCCGAGTCCGGCGTCGCGATGAAAGCGGCCTGA
- a CDS encoding COX15/CtaA family protein, translating to MSRGPDWLSFRRYAAFTTGMALTLISLGIYTAATGAGLACAQQWPLCDGGVLPQSIPSFIEWFHRLWAMITGFFILGAAVWAWLDRDQISSRTRRAVTLATVLTPMQAVFGAITVTLNGALPGGYSAPVHAAHFLTGFSIFALLSYATLITYEGRFSRDALGRSRIAVGTALVALIVAWVFSRIDPVSSYSPPEQAVFYAVSLTAFGALLAATRWLGELDELVPRAATASAGVLLFVGMVLGRDIVVYSTGVEFVNWLVVALAVATTAGAAWLLRGVEPEVEQPVYGSTDD from the coding sequence ATGTCACGCGGACCCGACTGGCTGAGTTTCCGTCGGTACGCGGCGTTCACGACCGGGATGGCACTGACACTCATCTCGCTCGGCATCTACACCGCCGCGACCGGTGCGGGACTGGCGTGTGCCCAACAGTGGCCGCTGTGTGACGGCGGCGTCCTCCCGCAATCGATTCCCTCGTTCATCGAGTGGTTCCACCGTCTCTGGGCGATGATCACCGGGTTCTTCATCCTCGGTGCAGCGGTGTGGGCGTGGCTCGACCGCGACCAGATTTCGAGCCGAACTCGCCGAGCGGTGACGCTGGCGACGGTGCTCACGCCGATGCAGGCCGTCTTCGGAGCCATCACCGTCACGCTCAACGGCGCGTTGCCCGGCGGTTACTCCGCCCCAGTGCACGCTGCGCACTTCCTCACGGGCTTCTCCATCTTTGCGCTGCTGTCGTACGCGACGCTGATCACCTACGAAGGTCGGTTCTCGCGTGATGCGCTTGGCCGGAGTCGCATCGCGGTCGGGACGGCGCTGGTCGCCCTCATAGTCGCGTGGGTGTTCTCGCGCATCGACCCCGTCTCCTCGTACAGCCCGCCCGAACAGGCGGTGTTCTACGCCGTGTCGCTGACGGCGTTCGGGGCGTTGCTGGCGGCGACCAGGTGGCTCGGTGAACTCGACGAGTTGGTGCCGCGAGCGGCGACCGCGAGCGCGGGCGTCCTCCTGTTCGTCGGGATGGTGCTCGGTCGCGACATCGTCGTCTACTCGACGGGCGTCGAGTTCGTCAACTGGCTGGTCGTGGCGCTCGCGGTGGCGACCACCGCCGGCGCGGCGTGGCTGTTGCGCGGCGTCGAACCCGAAGTCGAACAGCCCGTGTACGGGTCGACCGACGACTGA
- a CDS encoding basic amino acid ABC transporter substrate-binding protein, with translation MDRRNYIKSVGAAGAGLALTGCLGGGGGGSETITIGSDIPYRPFEYETTDGELTGFDVDIAEAVFSEQLGYDHEFVQTSFDTIIPSLNNGNFRVIMSAMTINDERAEEVDFSDPYFTAYQTIVVREDSDISTKEDLAGTRAGVQKGTTGAAAAQELKEELGGDLEINEYDQIPDAFSALLNNQVDSVINDNTVSAEFVNGEGDGQVRFVEGEGAASEAGQEAPPYLTLTVENYGIAFRQDDDELREEVNGALATIKENGTYDDIYSDYFAG, from the coding sequence ATGGATAGACGTAACTACATCAAGTCCGTCGGCGCGGCGGGTGCCGGACTGGCACTCACCGGATGCCTCGGCGGCGGCGGTGGCGGCAGCGAGACGATCACCATCGGGTCGGACATCCCGTACCGACCGTTCGAGTACGAGACGACCGACGGCGAACTGACCGGGTTCGACGTCGACATCGCGGAGGCGGTGTTCTCGGAGCAACTCGGCTACGACCACGAGTTCGTCCAGACGTCGTTCGACACGATCATCCCGTCGCTGAACAACGGGAACTTCCGCGTCATCATGTCGGCGATGACGATCAACGACGAGCGTGCGGAGGAAGTCGACTTCTCCGATCCGTACTTCACGGCCTACCAGACCATCGTGGTGCGTGAAGACTCGGACATCTCCACGAAGGAAGACCTCGCAGGGACTCGCGCGGGCGTCCAGAAGGGGACGACCGGCGCGGCCGCCGCGCAGGAACTGAAAGAGGAACTCGGTGGCGATCTGGAGATCAACGAGTACGACCAGATTCCCGACGCGTTCAGCGCCCTGCTGAACAACCAGGTCGACTCCGTCATCAACGACAACACCGTCAGCGCGGAGTTCGTCAACGGCGAGGGCGACGGACAGGTCCGCTTCGTCGAGGGCGAGGGCGCGGCCAGCGAGGCCGGTCAGGAAGCGCCGCCGTACCTCACGCTCACCGTCGAAAACTACGGGATCGCGTTCCGCCAGGATGACGACGAACTCCGTGAAGAGGTCAACGGCGCGCTCGCGACGATTAAGGAGAACGGGACGTACGACGACATCTACAGCGACTACTTCGCCGGGTAA
- a CDS encoding amino acid ABC transporter permease has translation MAADTGRAAERDRGFFEQLNDQTFRRLGVVGTAVFALGVAAFIGYILFVQVDYALLVNIVYPQFTLAFLRVIGIVVVSSVLSVIAGVLVGLARVSRTRVTRSIAKSYIEFFRGTPLLFQLFVIYLGIPQLWPPGQFPIQGFNYYAAVIGLTLNHAAYVGEALRGGIESIPDGQMEAARSLGMSYIQSMREVILPQAWRNSLAAIGNDQVILVKDTSLLTVLAIPELLSAFRQINSATFDAWTPIVLVAIAYLMITVPLGKVIRTLEERADPATHGGDD, from the coding sequence ATGGCAGCAGACACCGGGCGCGCGGCCGAGCGGGACCGCGGCTTCTTCGAACAGCTGAACGACCAGACGTTCCGGCGACTCGGCGTCGTCGGGACGGCGGTGTTCGCGCTCGGCGTCGCAGCCTTCATCGGCTACATCCTGTTCGTCCAGGTCGACTACGCGTTGTTGGTCAACATCGTCTACCCGCAGTTCACGCTCGCGTTCTTGCGCGTCATCGGCATCGTCGTGGTGTCGAGCGTGCTGTCGGTGATCGCGGGCGTGCTCGTCGGTCTCGCACGCGTCTCTCGAACGCGAGTAACCCGTTCGATCGCGAAGAGCTACATCGAGTTCTTCCGCGGGACGCCGCTGTTGTTCCAGTTGTTCGTCATCTACCTCGGTATCCCACAACTGTGGCCGCCGGGGCAGTTCCCCATCCAGGGGTTCAACTACTACGCGGCGGTCATCGGACTGACGCTAAACCACGCGGCGTACGTGGGCGAGGCACTCCGGGGCGGCATCGAGTCGATCCCGGACGGACAGATGGAGGCCGCTCGCTCGCTGGGGATGAGCTACATCCAGTCGATGCGTGAGGTCATCCTCCCGCAGGCGTGGCGCAACTCGCTGGCCGCCATCGGTAACGACCAGGTCATCCTCGTGAAGGACACCTCGCTGTTGACCGTGCTGGCGATTCCGGAACTGCTCAGCGCGTTCCGCCAGATCAACTCTGCGACGTTCGACGCGTGGACGCCCATCGTCCTCGTGGCTATCGCGTACCTGATGATCACCGTTCCGCTGGGGAAGGTGATCCGGACGCTGGAAGAGCGCGCAGACCCGGCGACCCACGGAGGTGACGACTGA
- a CDS encoding amino acid ABC transporter ATP-binding protein, whose translation MALLEFEKVNKYFGETHVLKDIDLEIDEQEVAVVIGPSGSGKSTLLRCTNRLEEIQSGEIRLDGVPLTDPGADINRLRQRIGMVFQSFNLFPHKTALENVALAPIKVKGVKREEAEAEARDLLERVGLGAQTESYPSQLSGGQQQRVAIARALAMDPEVMLFDEVTSALDPELVGEVLEVMRDLADEGMTMMVVTHEMGFAREVADTITLMADGEIVERTPPAQFFEQPTTERGQRFLSKLL comes from the coding sequence ATGGCACTGCTCGAATTCGAGAAGGTGAACAAGTACTTCGGCGAGACGCACGTGCTGAAGGACATCGACCTGGAGATCGACGAACAGGAGGTGGCCGTCGTCATCGGCCCCTCCGGATCTGGGAAGTCGACGCTCCTGCGGTGTACCAATCGCCTCGAAGAGATCCAGTCCGGTGAGATCCGACTGGACGGCGTGCCGCTCACCGACCCCGGCGCCGACATCAACCGCCTCCGCCAGCGCATCGGGATGGTGTTCCAGTCGTTCAACCTCTTCCCGCACAAGACCGCGCTGGAGAACGTCGCGCTCGCGCCGATCAAGGTGAAAGGCGTGAAACGCGAGGAGGCAGAAGCTGAGGCCCGCGACCTGTTGGAGCGAGTCGGCCTCGGCGCACAGACCGAGTCGTATCCGAGTCAGCTCTCCGGTGGGCAACAGCAACGGGTCGCAATCGCCCGCGCACTCGCGATGGACCCCGAAGTGATGCTGTTCGACGAGGTGACGAGCGCACTCGACCCCGAACTCGTCGGGGAAGTGCTCGAAGTGATGCGTGATCTGGCCGACGAGGGGATGACGATGATGGTCGTCACCCACGAGATGGGCTTCGCCCGCGAGGTTGCGGATACGATCACGCTGATGGCCGACGGCGAAATCGTCGAGCGGACGCCGCCCGCACAGTTCTTCGAGCAACCGACGACCGAGCGCGGACAGCGCTTCCTCTCGAAGTTGCTGTAG
- a CDS encoding RNA-guided endonuclease InsQ/TnpB family protein codes for MDVRRTAVVKLAVSDEQRDALHRTAEQYLYCANRTAEYCWSDTSFTECKTNKRQVRDALYAELREETDLQAQLVQAAIKRAVEAVKGVIERWKKGQRVSCPKFTAETMDYDTRSATFYRNKVSLATVEGRVEPSFVLPADSPTPYERYVLSEDYEFRESTLRYDGATDEFYLNISTRRIDGDDEVPADTGHPDQTVLGIDLGVNSLAVSSTGTFWQGDDYDHWCREFEKQRGDMQQRGTQAAHNALLRLGKREQAWRKQYIHTVANEVVTEAVEHDCDVIVFEDLTDIRERLPQAKWHHVWAFRRLFEYVSYKAPEQGVSVEQVVSNHTSQRCSRTDCGFTHEGNRHGEHFCCQKCGYEVNADYNAAKNIGFRYARKRTHKLRSSPKSGSGDAEVDLRVNGGTLNGDGYRRIVGA; via the coding sequence ATGGACGTGCGTCGAACCGCCGTCGTGAAACTCGCCGTTTCTGACGAGCAACGCGACGCACTCCACCGAACCGCCGAGCAATACCTGTACTGCGCGAACCGAACCGCCGAATACTGTTGGTCTGACACCTCCTTCACCGAGTGCAAGACCAACAAGCGGCAGGTCCGAGACGCGCTCTACGCCGAACTCCGTGAGGAGACAGACCTACAGGCACAACTCGTTCAAGCCGCCATCAAACGCGCCGTCGAAGCCGTCAAAGGCGTTATCGAACGGTGGAAAAAAGGACAGCGCGTCTCTTGTCCCAAGTTCACCGCCGAAACGATGGACTACGACACGCGGAGCGCAACTTTCTACCGCAACAAGGTGTCGCTGGCAACTGTCGAGGGCCGGGTCGAACCCTCGTTTGTTCTCCCGGCAGACAGCCCGACGCCCTATGAGCGGTACGTTCTCTCCGAGGACTACGAGTTCCGTGAGAGTACGCTTCGGTACGACGGGGCGACCGACGAGTTCTACCTCAACATCTCGACTCGGCGGATAGACGGCGACGACGAGGTTCCGGCAGATACCGGGCACCCCGACCAAACGGTCCTCGGTATTGACCTCGGCGTCAACAGTCTCGCCGTCTCATCGACCGGCACATTCTGGCAAGGAGACGACTACGACCACTGGTGCCGTGAGTTCGAGAAGCAGCGTGGTGACATGCAACAGCGCGGCACCCAAGCTGCTCACAACGCCCTGCTTCGACTCGGCAAGCGCGAACAAGCGTGGCGGAAACAGTACATCCACACCGTCGCCAACGAGGTTGTCACGGAAGCCGTTGAACACGACTGCGACGTTATCGTGTTTGAGGACTTAACTGACATTCGTGAGCGGCTTCCGCAGGCGAAGTGGCACCACGTCTGGGCGTTTCGACGTCTGTTTGAGTACGTCTCCTACAAAGCGCCCGAACAAGGTGTGTCCGTGGAGCAGGTCGTGTCGAACCACACGTCCCAACGCTGTTCTCGGACGGACTGTGGGTTCACGCACGAGGGCAACCGCCACGGAGAACACTTCTGTTGCCAGAAGTGCGGGTACGAAGTGAACGCGGACTACAACGCTGCGAAGAATATCGGGTTCCGGTACGCTCGAAAGAGGACGCACAAACTCCGTTCCTCGCCTAAGTCGGGGAGCGGAGACGCAGAAGTAGACCTGCGTGTGAATGGTGGGACGTTGAACGGCGACGGGTACCGACGTATTGTCGGTGCGTGA